Within the Solibacillus silvestris genome, the region CGGTGCGGCAATTATCGGTTTAGGTGTCGGTGAAATTCAGGAAATGATTGACGAAGATGGCCAAGCAGAAGCGCAATGCCACTTCTGTTTAGAAACTTATCACTTCGATAAAAGTGAACTTGAAGGCTTTGTGAATGAAATCCAATCGTAATTTACACAAAACACCACAACCACCGCAAAATAATTTACCGTATACACAACGACGCTTAAAAACAAAACCTACGTTGCTGTTATTACTGCTATTGTTAATCGGAAATCTATTTTGGTTTGTGTTATGGTTACTCCCATCTGATGAAACAACATCAGAGAAAGAAGACGGCGGCGAAAAAATTGCTGCCGTCGAGGGAGATCCAATTACACGCCAACAATGGCTTGCTGAAATGGAAAACCGTTACGGAAAAGAAACATTGCAGAGTTTAGTAAATGAAGCTGTTATGGAAAAAGCGGCGGAAAAATATAAACTCGATGTAAAAGAGGAAGAGATTGATTTAGAAATAGCCTTATTACGTTCGGCACAAGATTCAAATGATTCAACTCTACATAGTTTATCCCCAGAGCAACTGCGTCAAAAAATGCGGGCTCAGCTCATCTTAGATAAAGTACTGACAAATGATATTGTAGTAAAAGAGAATGAAGCTAAA harbors:
- a CDS encoding foldase, translated to MKSNRNLHKTPQPPQNNLPYTQRRLKTKPTLLLLLLLLIGNLFWFVLWLLPSDETTSEKEDGGEKIAAVEGDPITRQQWLAEMENRYGKETLQSLVNEAVMEKAAEKYKLDVKEEEIDLEIALLRSAQDSNDSTLHSLSPEQLRQKMRAQLILDKVLTNDIVVKENEAKKYYEDNKSIYNIPTTHRTSIIIVNSKEDAERVEKELKDGSDFAVLAREHSLDTASASLGGDIGFISSSQSAVDPAILPEVEKLKEKETSKPFVLSDGRYAIVKVTENMEGQSFSFDEVEGHVKRQLALEQLSPSITPEAFWAEFNATWIYGESKN